Below is a genomic region from Methanobacterium sp..
AGATTAATTTATACTTCGATCTTTATATAGTGAAGTGGACAATATTTAGTGATACCATGAAAGAAATACTTCAAAAACTCATAGATGGAAAAATTTCACTTCAGGAAGCGGAAAAACAGCTTAAAACAATGCAAATCGAAGAAATAGGAGATTTTGCGAAGTTGGATACTGGTAGAGAGGCAAGAACGGGGATTCCTGAGGCAATTTTTGCAGAAAGTAAAGAAGATGAAGATCTTATAAAAATCATACTTAAAGGTGCAGATAACGGCAGGTTAATGGTAACGAAGCTTGAAATGGAAAGATATGATTTAATAAAGCCTCAAATTAGCGTCCTTGAGGATAAAGGCTTTAAATTTGAATACAACAAACGGGCCAAGATTTTACTCATTAAAAACCATGAAATCGAAAAAGAGGGCAAGATTGGAGTTATCACCGCTGGAACGTCTGATATTCCAGTTGCAGAGGAAGCGAGGATAACTGCTGAAGAAGTGGGTTGTGAAGTTTTAACGTCCTATGATGTGGGTGTTGCAGGAATTCACAGGCTTTTTGCACATATTAATGAAATGATTGGGGCAGAGGTCAAAGCACTCGTAGTGGTTGCAGGAATGGAAGGAGCATTGCCGTCTGTTGTTGCTGGACTAGTTGATGTGCCTGTTATCGGTGTTCCGACATCAGTGGGTTATGGTGTTGGTGAAGGAGGATTTACGGCTCTTTTTGCAATGCTCCAGTCATGTGCTCCTGGAATTGCAGTTGTAAATATTGATAATGGATTTGGCGCAGGGGTAGTCGCTGCTAAAATTGCAAAGCAGTCTTAAAATTCTTTTATGAAGGTAGATATTTTACCATTTTTTGAAATTATACCATTAGAGTAGTTA
It encodes:
- the larB gene encoding nickel pincer cofactor biosynthesis protein LarB, whose amino-acid sequence is MKEILQKLIDGKISLQEAEKQLKTMQIEEIGDFAKLDTGREARTGIPEAIFAESKEDEDLIKIILKGADNGRLMVTKLEMERYDLIKPQISVLEDKGFKFEYNKRAKILLIKNHEIEKEGKIGVITAGTSDIPVAEEARITAEEVGCEVLTSYDVGVAGIHRLFAHINEMIGAEVKALVVVAGMEGALPSVVAGLVDVPVIGVPTSVGYGVGEGGFTALFAMLQSCAPGIAVVNIDNGFGAGVVAAKIAKQS